A part of Gramella sp. MAR_2010_147 genomic DNA contains:
- a CDS encoding rhodanese-related sulfurtransferase, with the protein MQLYNKLSAKEREALLEEAGEDRLTLSFYAYAKIGNPELFRNHLFIAWDQMDVLGRIYVAHEGINAQLSVPAKRFAEFKAFIDEIYFLENVRLNIAIEHDIKSFLKLKVKVRTKIVADGLNDETFDVTNKGIHVDASKFNELINDPNTILVDMRNHYESEIGHFQGAITPDVDTFRDSLDIIEEDLKEHKEDKNLVMYCTGGIRCEKASAYYKHRGFKNVYQLEGGIIEYTRQVDNQKLENKFIGKNFVFDHRRSERISEDVIAHCHQCGKPCDTHVNCANEACHLLFIQCKECAEKMNDCCSKNCKEIAALPYEEQKALRKGKGASNKIFKKGRSEVLRFKQ; encoded by the coding sequence ATGCAACTGTACAATAAATTGAGCGCTAAAGAAAGAGAGGCCCTTTTAGAAGAAGCCGGAGAAGACAGGCTTACGCTCTCTTTCTATGCTTACGCAAAGATCGGAAACCCCGAATTATTCAGAAATCATTTATTCATTGCCTGGGACCAGATGGATGTTCTTGGTAGAATTTATGTGGCTCATGAAGGTATTAATGCGCAACTTTCAGTACCCGCAAAAAGGTTTGCTGAATTTAAAGCATTTATCGATGAGATCTATTTTCTGGAAAATGTTCGTTTAAATATCGCCATAGAACATGATATTAAGTCTTTCCTGAAACTAAAAGTAAAGGTTAGAACCAAGATCGTTGCAGATGGACTGAATGATGAAACTTTTGACGTTACCAATAAAGGAATTCACGTAGATGCTTCAAAATTTAACGAACTCATCAATGATCCCAATACAATTTTGGTGGATATGAGAAATCATTATGAAAGTGAAATTGGTCATTTTCAGGGCGCCATTACACCAGATGTGGATACGTTTAGAGATTCTCTGGATATCATTGAAGAAGATCTTAAGGAGCATAAGGAAGATAAGAACCTGGTGATGTATTGTACCGGCGGAATTCGTTGTGAAAAAGCCAGTGCTTATTACAAGCATCGCGGATTTAAGAATGTGTATCAGCTGGAAGGTGGAATTATTGAATATACCCGCCAGGTAGATAACCAAAAGCTGGAAAATAAATTTATTGGAAAGAATTTTGTGTTTGATCATCGTCGTTCTGAAAGAATTTCTGAAGATGTGATCGCACATTGTCACCAATGCGGAAAACCTTGTGACACGCATGTAAATTGTGCGAATGAAGCATGTCATTTATTGTTTATTCAGTGTAAAGAGTGCGCTGAGAAAATGAATGATTGTTGTTCAAAAAACTGTAAAGAAATTGCAGCATTGCCTTATGAGGAGCAAAAAGCGCTTAGAAAAGGTAAAGGTGCAAGCAACAAGATCTTTAAAAAAGGGAGGTCTGAGGTTTTACGGTTTAAACAATAG
- the ricT gene encoding regulatory iron-sulfur-containing complex subunit RicT, whose protein sequence is MACTSCSTGKDGQPKGCKNNGTCGTDGCNKLTVFDWLSNMSLPGGTEPFDFVEVRFKNGRKHFFKNTENLSLSIGDVVATEASPGHDVGIVSLTGELVRVQMKKKKEDPASGEFLKVYRKASQKDIDVWQEARDREEKIQQRSRQIAIRLKLSMKISDIEFQGDASKATFYYTAEDRVDFRQLIKEFAREFNTRIEMKQIGLRQEAARLGGIGSCGRELCCSTWLTDFRSVSTSAARYQQLSLNPQKLAGQCGKLKCCLNYELDTYLEALKSFPKTDVKLKTKKGTAVCQKIDIFKGFLWYAYEGEWMNWHTLTPEQANKIVAKNRKDEVVGSLEEYALDLQLDETDKKGFNNSVSEDSLTRFDRPKQQRKRRNKNKKRKKHKGNTSKSKNA, encoded by the coding sequence ATGGCTTGCACAAGTTGCTCGACCGGGAAAGACGGTCAGCCTAAAGGATGTAAGAACAATGGAACCTGTGGAACAGACGGATGTAATAAACTTACCGTTTTCGACTGGCTTTCTAATATGTCTCTTCCGGGAGGTACAGAACCTTTCGATTTTGTTGAGGTCCGTTTTAAAAACGGGCGTAAACACTTCTTTAAAAACACTGAAAATTTAAGTCTGAGTATCGGTGATGTGGTGGCTACAGAAGCCAGTCCAGGTCACGATGTTGGAATTGTAAGTCTTACCGGTGAACTGGTAAGGGTTCAGATGAAAAAGAAAAAGGAAGATCCCGCATCAGGAGAGTTTCTTAAGGTCTATAGGAAGGCATCCCAGAAAGATATCGATGTTTGGCAGGAAGCCCGTGACAGGGAAGAAAAGATCCAGCAGCGTTCGAGACAGATCGCTATCAGGCTTAAATTAAGCATGAAAATTAGCGATATCGAGTTTCAGGGAGATGCATCCAAAGCTACTTTTTATTATACTGCGGAAGACCGTGTAGATTTCAGACAATTAATCAAGGAATTTGCGCGAGAATTCAATACGCGTATAGAAATGAAGCAGATAGGTCTGCGCCAAGAAGCTGCAAGATTGGGAGGAATTGGTTCCTGCGGGCGTGAACTTTGTTGTTCTACGTGGTTAACCGATTTTAGATCTGTAAGTACATCAGCGGCGAGATATCAGCAATTGTCTTTAAATCCGCAGAAATTGGCGGGACAATGCGGAAAGTTGAAATGCTGTCTAAACTACGAATTAGATACTTATCTGGAAGCTTTGAAATCTTTTCCGAAAACCGACGTTAAATTAAAGACAAAGAAAGGTACCGCAGTATGTCAGAAAATTGACATTTTTAAAGGTTTTCTTTGGTACGCATACGAAGGTGAATGGATGAACTGGCATACATTAACCCCGGAACAGGCAAACAAGATTGTTGCTAAGAACAGGAAGGACGAAGTGGTTGGCAGTTTAGAGGAATATGCGTTAGACCTGCAATTGGACGAAACCGATAAAAAAGGTTTTAATAACTCGGTTAGTGAGGATAGTCTAACCAGGTTTGACAGACCTAAACAGCAGCGCAAGCGTAGAAATAAGAATAAAAAAAGAAAAAAACATAAAGGGAATACTTCAAAGTCTAAAAATGCGTAG
- a CDS encoding gliding motility lipoprotein GldH: MRSVFSVSSLILTIVLFSSCDKNRVFDEYESIQGWHKDSLVNFELKNIDSLKTYNLFINIRNNNDYQYSNLFLITEIKFPQGKVISDTLEYDMSKPNGEWLGTGFGDVKENKLWYKENVRFEESGRYEVSIQQAMRKNGEVNGIQELQGITDVGFRIEKRDN, translated from the coding sequence ATGCGTAGTGTTTTTTCTGTTTCTTCTTTGATTTTAACAATTGTCCTGTTTTCATCCTGTGATAAAAACAGGGTTTTTGATGAGTATGAGTCTATACAAGGATGGCATAAAGATTCACTTGTTAATTTTGAACTGAAAAATATAGACTCTTTAAAGACCTATAATTTATTTATAAATATTAGGAATAATAATGATTACCAGTACAGTAACCTTTTTTTAATTACAGAGATTAAATTCCCTCAGGGAAAGGTGATAAGCGATACTCTGGAATACGATATGTCCAAACCAAACGGGGAATGGCTTGGTACAGGTTTTGGGGATGTTAAGGAGAACAAACTTTGGTATAAGGAGAATGTAAGATTTGAGGAATCTGGTAGATACGAAGTAAGCATTCAGCAGGCAATGCGTAAGAATGGTGAAGTAAACGGAATCCAGGAACTGCAAGGAATCACAGATGTTGGATTCAGAATTGAAAAAAGAGACAATTAA
- a CDS encoding transglycosylase domain-containing protein, which yields MARTPKKTKKPAESNSRYILGFWTLFGIGILVAIFIFLLAGWGAFGKMPTFDELENPETNLATEIFSSDGETLGKYYSENRTPIKYEDLPDHLVQALVATEDERFYQHAGIDAKGTLRAAVYLGTRGGASTITQQLAKQLFTEDVAQNNVERVFQKVKEWVISTRLERQYTKEEIITMYFNKYDFIYQAVGIRSASKIYFDKEPRDLKIEESAVLVGMLKNSALYNPMRRPELVKSRRNQVFEQMNRNGFLSEQEMDSLQKLPMKIEFTPEGHDEGMATYFRAYLQKFMREWIEENPKPDGTEYSLFRDGLKIYTSIDSKMQEYAEDAVTKHISHIQKEFDRQNENNATAPFRDIDKSEVESLVESAMKRSARWKKMEAQGKSDKEIRQSFNEDAEMRVFSWKGTIDTVMTPRDSILYYKSFLQAGMMSMVPQTGEVKAWVGGTNFKHFKYDHVKQGKRQVGSTFKPFVYATAIDQLKFSPCDTLPRARFTIEAGKHGNQKDWSPKNAGNDGYEGMISLKEALAKSVNTVTARLIDKTGPGPVIDLAQKLGVDVSNIPKVPSIALGTADLSLFEMVSAFSTFANQGVYVKPVLVNRIEDKNGTVLYQHVPETRDVLSKEAAYVTTNLLEGVTQTGSGVRLRGVWAKGRLDYERAVTGYPYDFKNPIAGKTGTTQNQSDGWFIGMVPNLATGVWVGAEDRAVHFPGITYGQGATMALPIWGMYMKDVYKNEDLKVSKDVFERPENLSIEVDCRNYKVNQNTNDSVPDELDF from the coding sequence ATGGCCCGCACACCCAAAAAAACTAAAAAACCTGCTGAAAGTAATAGCAGGTATATTCTTGGATTCTGGACACTTTTTGGAATAGGAATTCTTGTAGCAATTTTTATATTTCTACTCGCAGGATGGGGAGCATTTGGTAAAATGCCCACTTTTGATGAGCTTGAAAATCCCGAAACTAATCTTGCCACAGAAATATTTTCTTCAGATGGTGAGACCTTAGGGAAATATTACAGTGAAAACAGAACACCCATAAAATACGAAGATCTTCCAGATCATTTGGTGCAGGCATTGGTGGCAACAGAAGATGAACGTTTCTACCAGCATGCTGGAATAGATGCCAAAGGAACTTTGAGAGCTGCAGTTTACCTGGGAACCAGGGGAGGGGCAAGTACCATCACGCAGCAATTGGCCAAACAGCTTTTCACAGAGGATGTCGCTCAGAACAACGTAGAAAGGGTTTTTCAGAAAGTAAAAGAATGGGTGATCTCTACCAGGTTAGAAAGGCAGTACACCAAGGAGGAGATCATCACCATGTATTTCAATAAATATGATTTTATTTACCAGGCGGTAGGAATACGTTCAGCCTCTAAAATTTATTTTGATAAAGAGCCAAGGGATCTAAAGATTGAGGAGTCGGCTGTATTGGTAGGGATGCTTAAGAATTCAGCTTTATATAATCCCATGCGAAGACCAGAACTGGTAAAATCCAGAAGAAATCAGGTTTTTGAACAGATGAACCGCAACGGATTCCTATCTGAACAGGAAATGGATTCCCTACAAAAATTGCCCATGAAGATCGAGTTTACTCCTGAAGGTCATGATGAAGGGATGGCAACTTATTTCAGGGCTTATCTTCAGAAGTTCATGAGAGAATGGATCGAGGAAAACCCCAAGCCAGATGGAACTGAATACAGTCTTTTTAGAGACGGACTTAAAATTTATACCAGTATAGATTCTAAAATGCAGGAATATGCTGAAGATGCAGTGACAAAGCATATTTCTCATATTCAGAAAGAGTTTGATCGTCAAAATGAAAATAACGCTACGGCACCATTCCGTGATATTGATAAAAGTGAGGTGGAGAGTCTTGTAGAAAGTGCGATGAAGCGTTCAGCCAGGTGGAAAAAAATGGAGGCTCAGGGAAAATCTGATAAAGAAATCAGGCAATCTTTCAATGAAGATGCAGAGATGCGTGTATTTAGCTGGAAGGGAACCATTGATACCGTGATGACTCCAAGAGATTCTATTTTATACTATAAATCTTTTCTACAGGCAGGGATGATGTCTATGGTGCCACAAACCGGCGAGGTAAAAGCCTGGGTTGGGGGGACTAATTTCAAACATTTTAAATATGACCACGTAAAGCAGGGAAAAAGACAGGTTGGATCTACATTTAAGCCATTTGTTTATGCTACTGCCATAGATCAGCTGAAGTTTTCTCCTTGTGATACTTTACCAAGAGCAAGATTTACCATCGAAGCCGGGAAGCATGGAAACCAAAAAGACTGGTCTCCTAAAAATGCCGGGAATGATGGTTATGAAGGAATGATCTCTTTAAAAGAGGCACTGGCAAAATCTGTCAATACCGTTACTGCAAGACTGATTGATAAAACAGGTCCGGGACCTGTGATTGATCTGGCACAAAAACTTGGAGTGGATGTATCCAATATCCCAAAGGTGCCTTCTATTGCATTAGGAACAGCAGATCTCAGTCTTTTCGAAATGGTTTCGGCGTTTAGCACTTTTGCAAATCAGGGTGTATATGTGAAGCCTGTTTTAGTGAATCGTATTGAAGATAAAAACGGAACAGTTCTTTATCAGCATGTACCGGAAACCCGGGATGTCTTAAGTAAGGAAGCGGCCTATGTGACCACTAATTTATTAGAAGGCGTTACACAAACCGGTTCTGGTGTGCGCTTAAGGGGAGTCTGGGCAAAGGGCAGACTAGATTATGAGAGAGCGGTTACAGGCTATCCATACGATTTTAAAAATCCTATTGCTGGTAAAACAGGTACTACACAAAACCAGAGTGATGGTTGGTTTATTGGGATGGTTCCAAACCTTGCTACCGGAGTTTGGGTAGGAGCAGAAGATCGTGCGGTTCACTTTCCCGGGATCACCTATGGACAGGGAGCAACTATGGCATTACCTATCTGGGGAATGTATATGAAAGACGTCTATAAGAACGAAGACCTTAAGGTTTCTAAGGACGTTTTTGAACGACCTGAAAACCTAAGTATTGAAGTAGATTGCAGAAATTATAAGGTGAATCAAAATACTAATGATTCAGTCCCTGATGAGCTGGACTTTTAA
- a CDS encoding CoA transferase subunit A, whose protein sequence is MIIKTVNNVQEALEGVNDGMTFMLGGFGLSGIPENAISELVRLNAKNLTCISNNAGVDDFGLGQLLHKKQIDKMVSSYVGENAIFEKQMLSEELDVELIPQGTLAARCQAAQQGFPAIYTPAGYGTEVAEGKETREFDGKMYVLEKAFKADFAFVKAWKGDKAGNLIFKGTARNFNPVMCGAAKITVAEVEELVEPGELDPNQIHIPGIFVQRIFEGKNYEKRIEQRTVRQKA, encoded by the coding sequence ATGATCATAAAAACGGTTAATAATGTACAGGAGGCTTTAGAAGGCGTTAATGACGGAATGACCTTTATGCTTGGAGGTTTCGGTTTAAGCGGAATTCCTGAAAATGCGATTTCTGAACTTGTTCGACTTAACGCAAAGAATCTTACCTGTATTTCTAATAATGCCGGGGTAGACGATTTTGGTCTCGGGCAATTACTCCATAAGAAACAAATTGATAAAATGGTTTCCTCCTATGTAGGCGAGAATGCCATTTTTGAAAAACAAATGTTAAGCGAAGAGCTTGATGTAGAGCTTATTCCGCAGGGTACTTTAGCAGCGAGATGCCAGGCCGCACAGCAGGGTTTTCCTGCCATATATACACCTGCAGGGTATGGTACTGAAGTCGCGGAAGGAAAAGAAACAAGAGAATTTGATGGTAAGATGTATGTTTTGGAAAAAGCTTTCAAAGCCGATTTTGCTTTTGTAAAAGCCTGGAAAGGAGATAAAGCCGGTAATCTAATATTCAAGGGAACAGCGAGAAACTTTAACCCGGTAATGTGTGGTGCAGCAAAGATCACTGTGGCTGAGGTTGAAGAACTTGTAGAACCCGGTGAATTAGATCCAAATCAAATTCACATTCCGGGAATCTTTGTACAAAGGATCTTTGAAGGTAAGAACTATGAAAAAAGAATTGAGCAACGTACAGTAAGACAAAAAGCATAA
- a CDS encoding CoA transferase subunit B produces the protein MALDKNGIAQRIAKEVKDGYYVNLGIGIPTLVANFVRDDIQVEFQSENGILGMGPFPFDGEEDADLINAGKQTITALPGASFFDSAMSFGMIRGQHVDLTILGAMEVAENGDIANWKIPGKMVKGMGGAMDLVASAENIIVAMMHTNKAGDSKLLKRCSLPLTGVGCVTKIVSNLAVLEVTEDGFKLMERAPGVSVEEIQNATEGKLIVEGEIPEMKLN, from the coding sequence ATGGCATTAGACAAGAATGGAATAGCACAACGTATAGCCAAAGAAGTAAAGGATGGATATTACGTAAATCTTGGAATTGGAATTCCTACCCTGGTGGCCAATTTTGTTCGTGATGATATACAGGTAGAATTTCAGAGTGAAAATGGAATTCTGGGTATGGGTCCATTTCCATTTGATGGTGAAGAGGACGCCGATCTTATTAATGCGGGTAAGCAAACAATAACAGCGTTGCCGGGAGCTAGTTTCTTTGATTCAGCCATGAGTTTTGGAATGATTAGAGGTCAGCATGTAGACCTTACCATTCTTGGAGCAATGGAAGTAGCTGAGAACGGAGATATCGCAAACTGGAAAATTCCAGGAAAAATGGTAAAAGGTATGGGAGGGGCGATGGATCTGGTGGCTTCCGCCGAGAATATCATTGTGGCTATGATGCATACCAATAAGGCTGGAGATTCTAAACTTCTTAAGCGGTGTTCGCTACCTTTAACCGGAGTGGGATGTGTAACTAAAATTGTTTCCAATCTTGCAGTACTGGAAGTTACTGAAGACGGTTTTAAATTAATGGAACGAGCTCCCGGCGTGAGTGTAGAGGAAATACAAAATGCTACGGAAGGAAAGTTAATTGTGGAGGGCGAAATTCCTGAAATGAAATTGAATTAA
- a CDS encoding DUF6616 family protein: MYLYIEMWNVTTKWMKLGKEERRKLMSDMQNRVKNMKASGVENIGWARNDEHTPYRSDYRYMAVWKMPSIEEVKVLEANLKNVGWYEYFSQANSRGEMILQEDAIDFLVDIEENSTSMS; encoded by the coding sequence ATGTATTTATATATTGAAATGTGGAACGTCACTACAAAATGGATGAAACTCGGAAAAGAAGAAAGAAGGAAGTTGATGAGTGATATGCAAAACCGGGTAAAAAACATGAAAGCCAGTGGCGTGGAAAATATAGGATGGGCCAGAAATGACGAACATACCCCTTACCGTAGTGATTATCGCTATATGGCAGTTTGGAAAATGCCTTCAATAGAAGAGGTTAAAGTACTCGAAGCGAACTTAAAAAATGTGGGATGGTACGAATATTTTTCACAGGCCAACTCCAGAGGAGAAATGATCTTACAGGAAGATGCGATCGATTTTCTGGTAGATATTGAAGAAAATTCGACTTCGATGTCATAA
- a CDS encoding DUF4331 family protein: MKIRNINILFAGLFLSILTVGCSDDDDFMTTTPPISTEIDFSGNYSQVDHIGRPGINTVLSSSAEIKNMHNTTIPSQMQSAFQASFETQLEGLHDAYAIALGADPADINFEPNILGDILNGPEPTSMDNPNPVSATVLTTVLASDVLEVAPDAPTTYFNPGSGAPSFEGAIGFTGRTLQDDVIDISLILLFGGETGARFNGEGGLPQLVTDGVALTADNISSDFPYIGAPE, encoded by the coding sequence ATGAAAATACGCAATATAAATATCCTCTTCGCTGGTTTATTCCTTAGTATACTCACTGTAGGATGTAGTGACGACGATGATTTTATGACTACCACTCCCCCAATTTCTACAGAAATAGATTTTAGTGGTAATTACAGCCAGGTAGACCATATAGGAAGACCCGGGATAAATACTGTATTGAGTAGCAGTGCTGAAATAAAGAATATGCATAACACTACTATCCCTTCCCAAATGCAGTCTGCTTTCCAGGCTTCATTTGAAACTCAACTAGAAGGTTTACATGATGCATATGCTATAGCTCTTGGCGCAGATCCTGCAGATATCAATTTTGAACCAAATATTCTTGGTGATATCCTAAACGGACCTGAACCTACTTCAATGGATAATCCCAATCCTGTTTCTGCGACTGTTTTAACTACAGTACTTGCATCAGATGTTTTAGAAGTAGCTCCAGATGCACCAACGACCTATTTTAACCCGGGCAGCGGTGCTCCATCTTTTGAAGGTGCTATCGGTTTTACAGGTAGAACCTTACAGGATGATGTTATAGATATTTCGCTTATCCTATTATTCGGTGGGGAAACAGGAGCTCGTTTTAACGGTGAGGGTGGATTACCCCAACTGGTAACCGATGGTGTAGCTTTAACTGCAGATAATATTTCTTCAGACTTTCCATATATTGGAGCACCTGAATAA
- a CDS encoding DUF4331 family protein, whose translation MKKIKLFTALGVAIAAVIFIAADHVDAPGVAGSSADIADFYAFEPTTGSDNTVFIVDVQSNVLPDLTYGSFDEDVLVEINIDLDGDLVEDQVIQAIPRDGMMYFFGPFSPSSTGLSSEVNVDAALGSVEISSNSAITETTSNGVSLFAGPRQDAFYFDFVRFNEVVAPSAEDNSGFNVPGTDTFDGANTLSIVVEIPNSLLGTPTAQNVIGVPVYKTWVTTNRKQ comes from the coding sequence ATGAAAAAAATTAAACTTTTTACCGCGCTGGGAGTAGCTATTGCAGCAGTGATTTTTATTGCGGCAGACCACGTTGATGCTCCAGGGGTTGCAGGCTCTTCGGCAGATATTGCCGATTTTTATGCCTTTGAACCCACTACAGGCTCGGACAACACGGTCTTTATCGTTGACGTTCAATCTAACGTGTTACCAGATCTTACATATGGCTCTTTTGACGAGGATGTTCTTGTTGAGATTAACATAGACCTTGATGGGGATCTAGTCGAAGACCAGGTGATACAAGCTATTCCAAGAGACGGAATGATGTATTTCTTTGGTCCGTTTAGTCCTTCTTCAACAGGCCTAAGCAGCGAAGTGAATGTTGATGCTGCCTTAGGAAGTGTTGAAATCTCCTCAAATTCAGCAATTACAGAAACTACCTCAAATGGTGTATCTCTATTTGCTGGACCAAGACAGGATGCTTTTTACTTTGACTTTGTTAGGTTTAATGAAGTTGTAGCTCCATCTGCAGAAGATAATTCTGGATTTAATGTTCCGGGAACAGATACGTTTGATGGTGCCAACACACTATCTATTGTTGTTGAAATACCAAACTCTTTACTTGGAACTCCAACCGCTCAAAATGTAATTGGAGTACCGGTTTATAAAACATGGGTGACAACAAATAGAAAACAATAA
- a CDS encoding 3'-5' exonuclease, with product MLHKLHLENVLFLDIETVPEFRNFSELDDEKKLLWEEKSRYQRKEDYTAEEFYERAGIWSEFGKIVCISVGFFSFRNDKRSFRLTSFKGEEEKLLRDFTALLEEYFFQPNHLLCAHNGKEFDFPYIARRILIHNMRLPSKLNLFGKKPWEVPHLDTLELWKFGDYKHYTSLKLLTHVLGIPSPKEDIDGSMVRTVYYEKGEIDRIVEYCERDVLAIAQVILRLRQEDLLNESEIISVE from the coding sequence ATGCTTCATAAACTTCACCTGGAAAATGTCCTTTTTCTGGACATAGAGACCGTTCCTGAATTCAGGAATTTTTCTGAATTAGACGATGAAAAGAAACTCCTCTGGGAAGAGAAGTCAAGATATCAACGTAAAGAGGATTATACGGCCGAAGAATTCTACGAAAGAGCAGGGATCTGGAGCGAATTTGGTAAAATCGTTTGTATTTCGGTAGGGTTTTTCAGTTTTAGAAATGATAAAAGAAGCTTCCGGCTTACCAGTTTTAAAGGCGAAGAAGAAAAACTGCTAAGGGATTTTACGGCTTTACTTGAAGAATATTTTTTTCAGCCAAATCATCTCCTCTGTGCGCACAATGGGAAAGAATTTGATTTTCCATATATCGCCCGGCGGATTCTCATTCACAATATGCGCTTACCTTCTAAACTAAATTTATTCGGAAAAAAACCCTGGGAAGTACCTCATCTTGATACGTTGGAATTATGGAAATTTGGCGATTACAAACATTATACTTCTCTCAAGCTATTAACTCACGTTCTGGGAATCCCTTCACCTAAAGAGGATATAGACGGTTCTATGGTTAGAACGGTCTATTACGAAAAAGGAGAAATAGACCGAATTGTGGAATATTGCGAACGGGATGTCCTCGCCATTGCGCAGGTAATATTAAGATTACGGCAGGAAGATTTGCTCAACGAATCTGAAATAATTTCAGTAGAATAA
- a CDS encoding serine hydrolase, whose product MKKLLKAILFFIGFLIFASLILYILGFGYIFKAVNTTYLTGHKTAFIDDHPYFDNHVIQNSENIQEWAFAEAYNQTEATSTLDSLHNELETAAFLIIKKDSIWFEKYYNGYNEKSKTNSFSMAKSLVTALMFKAIQDGHLENINQPVGDFFPQFDKELTIGDLASMSSGLNWNENYYNPFASTARAYFDENIREQILELEVIEKPGKEFKYLSGNTQLLGMVLEKATGKSLSNYLSESFWKPLGMNDDALWQLDSEASGMEKAYCCISSNARNFAKFGKLFINNGTWNGKQLLDSAYIAKASIPRFKTTPYYGYGFWLSDHLDKEIFYMRGVLGQYVIIVPEDDLVIVRLGRKLIRSTNGDKHYKDFYMYIDEAYKMLDDAS is encoded by the coding sequence ATGAAAAAGCTATTAAAAGCCATTTTATTTTTTATCGGATTTCTAATTTTTGCCTCGCTCATATTATATATTTTGGGCTTTGGTTATATTTTTAAGGCTGTTAATACCACCTATCTCACAGGGCACAAAACTGCCTTTATAGATGACCATCCATATTTTGACAATCATGTTATACAGAATTCAGAAAATATACAGGAATGGGCTTTTGCAGAAGCTTATAACCAAACCGAAGCGACCTCTACATTAGACAGTTTACACAACGAACTTGAAACCGCCGCTTTTTTAATAATCAAGAAAGACAGTATCTGGTTTGAGAAGTATTATAATGGGTATAATGAGAAATCAAAGACAAATTCCTTCTCAATGGCAAAAAGTTTGGTCACTGCTTTGATGTTTAAAGCTATTCAGGATGGACATCTGGAAAATATAAATCAGCCGGTAGGAGATTTCTTCCCTCAGTTTGACAAAGAACTAACAATTGGTGATCTAGCATCCATGTCATCTGGTCTAAACTGGAACGAAAATTATTACAATCCGTTTGCTTCTACCGCCAGGGCATATTTCGACGAAAATATCAGGGAACAGATCCTGGAATTAGAAGTGATCGAAAAGCCAGGAAAAGAATTTAAATATCTCAGTGGGAATACACAGTTACTGGGAATGGTACTGGAAAAAGCGACTGGAAAAAGTCTAAGTAACTATTTGAGCGAGAGTTTCTGGAAGCCTCTGGGAATGAATGATGATGCCTTATGGCAACTGGACAGCGAAGCTTCGGGCATGGAAAAAGCATATTGCTGTATTTCCAGTAACGCGAGAAATTTCGCGAAATTCGGTAAGCTATTTATCAATAATGGAACATGGAATGGGAAACAGCTCCTTGATTCAGCTTATATCGCCAAAGCATCTATACCCAGGTTTAAAACCACCCCGTATTATGGATATGGTTTTTGGTTAAGTGATCATCTGGATAAGGAAATCTTCTACATGCGTGGTGTTTTAGGCCAATACGTTATTATAGTTCCTGAAGATGACCTGGTAATAGTGAGACTTGGCAGAAAACTTATTAGGAGCACCAATGGTGATAAACACTACAAAGACTTTTATATGTATATTGATGAGGCTTATAAAATGTTAGACGATGCTTCATAA
- a CDS encoding methylated-DNA--[protein]-cysteine S-methyltransferase, producing the protein MKKARIKTPLGIAELCGDENGLASVKVLDKGSISSEIPAELKLATQQLQGFFNRALKDFDLKLNPQGTDFQKRVWKELLEIPYGTTTSYLELSRKLGDEKAIRAVAAANGKNPLWIIVPCHRVIGSDGSLTGYAGGLHRKKWLLDLENPPKQQSLF; encoded by the coding sequence ATGAAGAAAGCAAGAATTAAAACACCTCTTGGAATTGCCGAACTATGTGGGGATGAAAATGGACTTGCTTCAGTAAAAGTTTTGGACAAAGGCAGTATTTCATCAGAAATTCCTGCTGAATTAAAATTGGCAACTCAACAGCTCCAGGGATTCTTCAACAGAGCATTGAAAGATTTTGATCTTAAACTTAATCCTCAGGGAACCGATTTTCAGAAAAGAGTCTGGAAAGAACTTTTAGAGATCCCTTATGGAACTACCACTTCTTATCTAGAATTATCACGAAAACTTGGGGATGAAAAAGCAATTCGAGCTGTAGCAGCCGCAAATGGAAAAAACCCTTTATGGATCATCGTTCCCTGCCACAGGGTAATAGGAAGTGATGGTTCTTTAACGGGTTATGCCGGAGGTTTACACCGCAAAAAGTGGTTGCTCGATCTTGAAAATCCACCAAAACAGCAGAGTCTGTTCTAA